The genomic segment acacatggccccatccatcctcccctcaatacggtgcagtcgtcctgtcccctttgcagaaaagcatccccaaagaatgatgtttccacctccatgcttcacggttgggatggtgttcttggggttgtactcatccttcttcctccaaacacggcaagtggagtttagaccaaagagctctatttttgtctcatcagaccacatgaccatctcccattcctccactggatcatccagatggtcattggcaaacttcagacgggccttgacatgcgctggcttgagcagggggaccttccgtgcgctgcaggattttaatccatgacggcgtagtgtgttactaatggttttctttgagactgtggtcccagctctcttcaggtcattgaccaggtcctgccgtgtagttctgggctgatccctcaccttcctcatgaacattgatgccccacgaggtgagatcttgcatggagccccagaccgagggtgattgaccgtcatcttgaacttcttccattttctaataattgcgccaacagttgttgccttctcaccaagctgcttgcctattgtcctgtagcccatcccagccttgtgcaggtctacaattttatccctgatgtccttacacagctctctggtcttgaccattgtggataggttggagtctgtttgtttgattgagtgtgtggacaggtgtcttttatacaggtaacgagttcaaccaggtgcagttaatacaggtaatgagttgagaacaggagggcttcttaaagaaaaactaacaggtctgtgagtgccggaatttttactggttggtaggtgatcaaatacttatgtcatgcaataaaatgcaaattaattacttaaaaatcatacaatgtgattttctggatttttgttttagattccgtctctcacagttgaagtgtacctatgataaaaattacagacctctacatgctttgtaagtaggaaaacctgcaaaatcggcagtgtatcaaatacttgttctccccactgtatatatatcacaTACATGATGCCTGTGTGAATATTGTTTTATGATACTATATGTTCTCGTTTCTTTATTTAGTAGAACGAGAACATCACTCTGACCTTGATTTGTTTTTGTAGCGTCTCCTCATCGCTAAGGAGTTTGGGGACAGGGCGGCTGAGAGGAGGGCCTACTGTAACCTAGGGAACGCCTACATCTTCTTGGGCCAGTTTGGAGTGGCAGCTGAACATTACAAGTGAGTGGACTTACTTCCTTAGACCAATTGACCATCAAAGGCCCAGGAATTTTCAGACACTCCTGTCTTGTACTGCCCAGTTAGGACATGCATGTTTGGACTTGGGAAAGAAGAAAACAATTAAGGGAAAAGGGTTGTGGGGAAATTATAATAAGTGAATATGATGTTTCTGGAAGTCTCTTACCAAAGCCCCACAGTTAGGGGCAAGCAAGACTAGTTTTTGGTGACCTCTTCCTTATCATCCTCTGACCCTTGACCTCTGCCCCCCAGGAGGACTCTGCAGCTGGCCAGGCTGCTGAAGGACAAGGCTGTGGAGGCTCAGGCCTGTTACAGCCTGGGGAacacctacacactgctgcaggaCTACGAGAGAGCCATCGACTACCACCTCAAACACCTCATCATCGCACGGGAGCTCAAGGACAGGTACACACGCTTACTTGGTTGCTTATGGTTGTCGAGCGTAATTTGATCATGACCATCTTCTTTAATTATGAGTCCTCTGATGGCTCTAGAGACCAATGTTCATCTTTTCCCAAGACACACATTGTTCAAAAGGCTTATGCAAAGTGTTCACAGTAGAGAAGTGTACTTTCTGAGTTGGCATTACTCaatctctcttctgtctgtccctctgtgttTGTTCAGGGTCGGGGAGGGAAGAGCATGCTGGAGTTTAGGAAATGCCCACAAGGCCCTGGGGAATCATCAGGAGGCCATTCACTTTGCTGAGAAACATCTGGAGATATCCAAAGAGGTGCTTTTTACTGCCTGGTCAATGTTTAGTCCACTTCCCTATCTAATGCATGTTATCAGTACCTGTCATCTAGTCACAGCTCTTTCTACATGGTAATAACCTGCTCGTTATTATCCAATAAGTCACAACTCTAGGAATTCTGAATGAATAAAATGAATGAGGCAATCTCTTCCGGTAccgaggagaggggtgaggacaACAACACCTGGACTCTCTATATGGCCAGATGATTCCCCTGCTGTGTTCGAGTTGTGTTCCTCTTATGCAGTTCTCACAGTTTTTTTTCTATAATACACTTCTCATCCTGTATTTGGTCCAGACTGGAGACAAAAATGGCGAGGCAACCGCCAGGATGAACGTGTCAGACCTGAAGTTATTGCTGGTTCTGGGTCAGAACCCAAGCTCAAGCCTCAACACCAACAACAGCTCCGACTTTAACACCAACAGCTCTGTTCTGACTGAGAACCTCAGGAAGCAGAACACCTTACCAGGTACAAGTCCCTTCCGGCCTACCTGTAACAATGCTAcactattattatgattattgaTTTTAGTGTAAATAAATAtgatcctgtgtagctcagttggtagagcatggtgcttgcaatgtcaatcgtgggtttgattcccactggggccacccatgcgaaaatgtatgcacacagtactgtaagtcactttgaataaaagtgtctgctaaatggcatataataataataataataatattattattattattattattattattataaataaacaTTATTCCATTTGTACTCATTATTCTGAACCGTACACAAATCTGTAGTCCGGAGTCAGTCCAGGTGCAAGCCTGGCAAAGTGACACAAATGGGAGTAGATGCATATGGCACCCATACCGACTTCTGATATGTTCGTTTCAGGCATTAAGTCAGAAGGAAGGAGGAACAGTATAGAGAACTTGGAGCTGATAGGGCTTAGTCCTGAAAAAACTGTAGAGGTACAGTACACATGCATattaacacatttacataagcttATGAGCAGAAATATCCCTTATCCGTAATGTTACTATTGTATTGATTTATGTACATTTCGTTTTTATTGATTGATATTATATAGTATTGGTGACGTCTCAACTAAACTGCCTACACACACCACCTATCACTCCCCTATCATCCATGTTTCTTTTCATGTACCAGTACTTTTGTCATCATGTACTGCCCTTACAACAGAACTGGGACGAAGTCGTGTTCAGGCCTCCTAACCCTAAATCCAGCATGGCCAAGGCCACCTCCAAGCTGTTCTTTATCAACCGGCTCAGAGGGAAGAAACACAAGAAGCACAGCTCTCCTACCAGAGACGGAGTCCTCCAGGACACCAGCAACAAACCCACAGCCCCAGAGATGGACACACAGAAGTCAGAAGCCAAGGTAGCTTCAACCGTAGAGATAAGCCTACATAGTAGTGTAATCATATAAATCatatacagtgggagaaaaaagtatttagtcagccaccaattgcgcaagttctcccacttaaaaagatgagagaggcctgtaattttcatcataggtacacgtcaactatgacagacaaattgagattttttctctccagaaaatcacattgtaggatttttaatgaatttatttgcaaattatggtggaaaataagtatttgggcacctacaaacaagcaacatttctggctctcacagacctgtaacttcttctttaagaggctcctctgtcctccactcgttacctgtattaatggcacctgtttgaacttgttatcagtataaaagacacctgtccacaacctcaaacagtcacactccaaactccactatggccaagaccaaagagctgtcaaaggacaccagaaacaaaattgtagacctgcaccaggctgggaagactgaaactgcaataggtaagcagcttggtttgaagaaatcaactgtgggagcaattaataggaaatggaagacatacaagaccactgataatctccctcgatctggggctccacgcaagatctcaccccgtggggtcaaaatgatcacaagaacggtgagcaaaaatcccagaaccacacgggggacctagtgaatgacctgcagagagctgggaccaaagtaacaaagcctaccatcagtaacacactacgccgccagggactcaaatcctgcagtgcaagacgtgtccccctgcttaagccagtacatgtccaggcccgtctgaagtttgctagagtgcatttggatgatccagaagaggattgggagaatgtcatatggtcagatgaaaccaaaatagaactttttggtaaaaactcaactcgtcgtgtttggaggacaaagaatgctgagttgcatccaaagaacaccatacctactgtgaagcatgggggtggaaacatcatgctttggggctgtttttctgcaaagggaccaggacgactgatccatgtaaaggaaagaatgaatggggccatgtatcgtgagattttgagtgaaaacctccttccatcagcaagggcattgaagattaaacgtggctgggtctttcagcatgacaatgatcccaaacacaccgcccgggcaacgaaggagtggcttcgtaagaagcatttcaaggtcctggagtggcctagccagtctccagatctcaaccccatagaaaatctttggagggagttgaaagtccgtcttgcccagcgacagccccaaaacatcactgctctagaggagatctgcatggaggaatgggccaaaataccagcaacagtgtgtgaagacttacagaaaacgtttgacctgtgtcattgccaacaaagggtatataacaaagtattgagaaacttttgttattgaccaaatacttattttccaccataatttgcaaataaattcattaaaaatcctacaatgtgattttctggatttttttttctcattttgtctgtcatagttgacgtgtacctatgatgaaaattacaggcctctctcatctttttaagtgggagaacttgcacaattggtggctgactaaatactttttttccccactgtaattggtCTATTgctattattttaaatatattccTACGGGTTCAACAGCCTACTGGGGTTTTTCTACAGTAGATAACATAGAGGTTGGGCATGTTGTGCAGTCTATTGTAACGTTCTTGTCTTTGTAATGATAGCCTTTTTTATGGTTATATGAGACTTTGCTGGTTGTTTTAGTGGGTGTTTTGTGCATCTTTTCTCTTGTAGATTGGAGGTTCTGACACTCTGGGTGGCGAAGGCTTCTTCGACCTCCTCAGTCGTTTCCAGGGCAGCAGAATGGACGACCAAAGATGCTCCTTATTGGACGGCCAGAGCAGTCTCACcgaccccttctctctctgtaccaCCCCGCCCGTAGCCATGAGGAAATGTAAGTTAGCCCCGCCTCCCTCTGCATGCCATGTCTACCAATGTGCCTTGTTGGCACTTTGTGACCTACGCGTAGTCCGATGACTTGCCTGTGCGTACCTTCCTTATCCTATTCATAATAAGTAAGGCATAATACACATTTTAAAAAGATTGCTTTGGCGAAGGAGATGTAGCTTTCAGGCTAAACTGAAACCCCTTCCTCACCTCCCTGTCCTCTTCCACCTCTTGTAGCTACTTCCGCGTGCAAGGCCAACCCGGAGCCTGGGCATATCCGGGACCTGCTGGCCAGCTCCCAGGGCCGTCGGCTGGACGAGCAGAGAGTCAGCGTGGGCAGCAGCTTCCCCGGTCTACGTCTCTGCACCTCTGATCAGCCCCTCAGCCCCCCCACCATGCTCAGTCCTCTGATGACCAGTGCTGACCAGCCTCAGGCTGACGACGTTTTCTTTGACATGCTAGTCAAGTGCCAGGTAATCAAGacagcctacagtagcctattttAGCTGGTTTACTGAAAATGACTTGACTATTAGTCAGAAGTTAGTAAAAGCCTAATTTGCTTACATACTGAATTAGTACCTATTGTAAAGATGATTAATTGTAACTCATGGACCATATTTATTGAAAAATACTATATATCAGACATTTTACTGACACTGTTGATTTGAGATCACAATCTGGTCTGTTCCGATGTGCCTGTGTAGGGTTCTAGATTGAATGACCAGCGGTGTGCAGCACCCCCTCCCCCCACTAGGGGTCCTACTGTCCCAGACGAGGACTTCTTCAGCCTCATTCTGCGATCCCAGGTCAACAGGATGGACGAGCAGCGGGTCCCGTTACCACTACCCCCCAGCTCTGACTCTGTCCCTAGCCAGCCCTGCCCAGACTGATGCCCTATATGTCTACCTACCTATCTTCTAACTTCAGCTCAGCCCTGAACTCCTCACAGCCTGGACCAGACTGACTCTATCCCACTTCTACCTGCCCAAGCATGAGCTCCTCAACAGACTGATGCAATCATCACAGGGTTTCCTCTACCACAGCCGAAAATGTATCTACCCTGTGAACCCAATTAACCTCTGCCAGACATTCACGACAGTATTCATTCACGACGGGCCCAGACAGTCAACATGTGTCTCCAACTCCACACAACTCTCAATGGATTAGTGGACAGTCTTCTCTGCAGGGAAACATGAACTGAGCTCCCACACTACTCTAGAATCACCAGATTCGAGTTGGATGAAGCGATATGAACTTGACTCCTGCTGAAATGTTTGCATTTTTTATTTCTTTACATAGTGTTTGAGTTGACACTTTCTATTACTGTACAGAAATGTTATTCTGGCAgagatttaattttttttattgataTGATGACGGAGATCCTTTCAGCTGTTCTCAGTATGTGAAGAACAAAACAGTGCAATGAACTCTGGCACCAATTTACCAGACATGTCATAAACACCTTTTAATGAAATGTACATTCTGTGACATATACGCTTATGTTgatagaagagtttaaaaatatGATGAGCAAAAAAGAAATTGTACAGGTCAGCTATGTTTTTTACTTCCAGTTTATGCTGTCCTTAGAGAAATAAATCCTAATTTTAACAGAAAATAAGTTGCATTTCCTTATCTGTTTCCAGTATCCTTATCCACTCTGATTCAATGCTTGCTCATGACTAGATGCAAAATGTATTTGGAACGCCAGCTAAAAAGTTACAATCTACTGGGCTCTGGAAAAATATGTTTATGGAAAAGGGACTTAAGGCAACATTGATcgaatgaatggagcaaagtctTTGAACAATTCACAATTTAATGTTTACAGTACATTCAAATAATCATCTCACATATAAAGCTGGTGCATATCAGTAACGTTCATCAGTGCATATCATCATGTGGTCATCAACTTCTGTAAATTTGATCAGGCATCTTACACAGTGACTATTCATAACAGGTCCTACCTCGTCCTCAGGCTCGATGCTACTGCATAGAGAGTTGGCAGGTGGTCTAGAAGTCCAGGGCAATAACAAAGTTCTGCAGGGCTAAACCATATAGTAAAGTGCTGGTCATGGTTATGTACATTGTAAGGTTTCTTACTAATCTCTAACTTTAGGAGACAGATAAAGGTCCGCTATGGCTCAGTCTATTGATTCAGAGCTCAGTCTTTCTCGTGAGTCATTACATCTGAGGGGGAAAACAACACTTTTTAGAGGTTAGTTAAAAGTTACATTGGTTGATTTTTGAACTGAAAGAACGTGTCACTTCACA from the Coregonus clupeaformis isolate EN_2021a unplaced genomic scaffold, ASM2061545v1 scaf0127, whole genome shotgun sequence genome contains:
- the LOC121540464 gene encoding G-protein-signaling modulator 2 isoform X2 — encoded protein: MGESEYTIIRMEMSCLELALEGERLCKVEDYRAGVSSFESAIQVGTEDLQILSAIYSQLGNAYFHLQEYSKALEYHCHDLTLTRTIGDELGEAKASGNLGNTLKVLGRFDEAVVCCQRHYDITRGMYDKVGQARALYNFGNVYYSKGKSICWTGAEPGEIPEEAKFALIKATEYYEFNLSIVKDLGDRAAQGRTYGNLGNTYYLLGNFQKTVVAHEQRLLIAKEFGDRAAERRAYCNLGNAYIFLGQFGVAAEHYKRTLQLARLLKDKAVEAQACYSLGNTYTLLQDYERAIDYHLKHLIIARELKDRVGEGRACWSLGNAHKALGNHQEAIHFAEKHLEISKETGDKNGEATARMNVSDLKLLLVLGQNPSSSLNTNNSSDFNTNSSVLTENLRKQNTLPGIKSEGRRNSIENLELIGLSPEKTVENWDEVVFRPPNPKSSMAKATSKLFFINRLRGKKHKKHSSPTRDGVLQDTSNKPTAPEMDTQKSEAKIGGSDTLGGEGFFDLLSRFQGSRMDDQRCSLLDGQSSLTDPFSLCTTPPVAMRKSTSACKANPEPGHIRDLLASSQGRRLDEQRVSVGSSFPGLRLCTSDQPLSPPTMLSPLMTSADQPQADDVFFDMLVKCQGSRLNDQRCAAPPPPTRGPTVPDEDFFSLILRSQVNRMDEQRVPLPLPPSSDSVPSQPCPD
- the LOC121540464 gene encoding G-protein-signaling modulator 2 isoform X1; this translates as MCMHAKGQQLSCLSLKEPVSIIASDRVIKKLEMSVLSRVREWVRMKRCSRMEMSCLELALEGERLCKVEDYRAGVSSFESAIQVGTEDLQILSAIYSQLGNAYFHLQEYSKALEYHCHDLTLTRTIGDELGEAKASGNLGNTLKVLGRFDEAVVCCQRHYDITRGMYDKVGQARALYNFGNVYYSKGKSICWTGAEPGEIPEEAKFALIKATEYYEFNLSIVKDLGDRAAQGRTYGNLGNTYYLLGNFQKTVVAHEQRLLIAKEFGDRAAERRAYCNLGNAYIFLGQFGVAAEHYKRTLQLARLLKDKAVEAQACYSLGNTYTLLQDYERAIDYHLKHLIIARELKDRVGEGRACWSLGNAHKALGNHQEAIHFAEKHLEISKETGDKNGEATARMNVSDLKLLLVLGQNPSSSLNTNNSSDFNTNSSVLTENLRKQNTLPGIKSEGRRNSIENLELIGLSPEKTVENWDEVVFRPPNPKSSMAKATSKLFFINRLRGKKHKKHSSPTRDGVLQDTSNKPTAPEMDTQKSEAKIGGSDTLGGEGFFDLLSRFQGSRMDDQRCSLLDGQSSLTDPFSLCTTPPVAMRKSTSACKANPEPGHIRDLLASSQGRRLDEQRVSVGSSFPGLRLCTSDQPLSPPTMLSPLMTSADQPQADDVFFDMLVKCQGSRLNDQRCAAPPPPTRGPTVPDEDFFSLILRSQVNRMDEQRVPLPLPPSSDSVPSQPCPD
- the LOC121540464 gene encoding G-protein-signaling modulator 2 isoform X3, producing MEMSCLELALEGERLCKVEDYRAGVSSFESAIQVGTEDLQILSAIYSQLGNAYFHLQEYSKALEYHCHDLTLTRTIGDELGEAKASGNLGNTLKVLGRFDEAVVCCQRHYDITRGMYDKVGQARALYNFGNVYYSKGKSICWTGAEPGEIPEEAKFALIKATEYYEFNLSIVKDLGDRAAQGRTYGNLGNTYYLLGNFQKTVVAHEQRLLIAKEFGDRAAERRAYCNLGNAYIFLGQFGVAAEHYKRTLQLARLLKDKAVEAQACYSLGNTYTLLQDYERAIDYHLKHLIIARELKDRVGEGRACWSLGNAHKALGNHQEAIHFAEKHLEISKETGDKNGEATARMNVSDLKLLLVLGQNPSSSLNTNNSSDFNTNSSVLTENLRKQNTLPGIKSEGRRNSIENLELIGLSPEKTVENWDEVVFRPPNPKSSMAKATSKLFFINRLRGKKHKKHSSPTRDGVLQDTSNKPTAPEMDTQKSEAKIGGSDTLGGEGFFDLLSRFQGSRMDDQRCSLLDGQSSLTDPFSLCTTPPVAMRKSTSACKANPEPGHIRDLLASSQGRRLDEQRVSVGSSFPGLRLCTSDQPLSPPTMLSPLMTSADQPQADDVFFDMLVKCQGSRLNDQRCAAPPPPTRGPTVPDEDFFSLILRSQVNRMDEQRVPLPLPPSSDSVPSQPCPD